The following DNA comes from bacterium.
GCATGCGAGCACCTCGGTAGAGAGTCGGTTTCTACCGGGTTGCTAGCGGTCAGCCGTGCCCATTGTGGGCGGTTGCCGAATCGTCGCGGTCCCGCTTGCGTCCCTGCCAGACCTCAAGAAGAAACGTCGCCACAGTGACGGCGGCGTTTACCACCAGCCGGGCATGCGCCACGTCGGGTTCTGGTGCCTTGCTCCGCCCGTGGCCGGTCCCGTAGAGGTTGCGGACCTCAGCTACACCTGTGACCACCTGCGCGAGGTTGCTCAGGGTCCGGCCCGAAGGCTGGAACCCGCGTCCCTCTTGCTTTCTTGATGGTCGG
Coding sequences within:
- a CDS encoding abortive infection family protein — its product is RPSRKQEGRGFQPSGRTLSNLAQVVTGVAEVRNLYGTGHGRSKAPEPDVAHARLVVNAAVTVATFLLEVWQGRKRDRDDSATAHNGHG